The Methanocaldococcus infernus ME region ATAACTTTATTTTTTCCTTCCTTACTTCTAACTTCATAAACTTTTAGTGGATTTATAGCCTTATATATCTCTTGCTCATCAATTCCCAAATCTTTGCTCCTTGCTTGGCACACTCTCACAGCTACATCATTTATTTTTGAATCAGTTTCATCTGCATAGTGAACTATATAGGCTTCAATAGACTGGGGCCTTGTTGGGGAAAATTCTCCATGATGTGAAGCCACTATTTTAATAACTTCTAAAGGAAACTCTCTTTTATAAAGTTCAGCTACAGCAAGGGTTAAGTGATCTAAGTTAAAGAGATCATAGTGATCAAACCCTTCCTCTGTCTTTATGTAGTTGTAAGGCTTCATAATGTCATGAAGTAGAGAGCCAGCTATAATATAGTCTCTATTAACCTTAACTCCATAAACCTCCTCAAAGACATCAGCCATTTTTAAAGCCAACTTTGTCACAGCAACAGTATGCTCTATTAAACCTCCTTCATATCTATGGTGCCAGTTAATACTTGCTGGAGCCTCTTCTAAGCTAACTCCTGTATCCTTAACCTCAGGATGAGTAGCCTTAGGATTCTTTATAAACTCTATAACCTTCTCCCTTAACTTCTCATCTTTTATCTCCTTAGCCAACTCTATCAATCTTTCCATAGTATCTCCTCATAAACCTCTCTCACTTTTTTAACTGTTTTTTCCCAACTAAATTTTTTTGAAAATTTTTTAGCATTTCTTCCTAACTCTTTTCTTAAGTCTTCATCTTCAATTAATAGCTTAATTTTCTCTCTCATTTCTTTTACATCATTAACCAAAAATCCATTATATCCATTTATAACTATCTCTCTAAGTCCTCCAGTGTTCATGGCTATAACTGGCTTTTCACAAGCCATAGCCTCTAAAGCAACAATTCCAAAGCCTTCAACTCTTGAAGGAACTACTAAGAAGCTACACATTCCCATATATTTTAAGGTTTCCTCATGACTTAGCTTTCCTAAGTATTCTATATTCTCCCTATTTTTTCCAAGCCCTCCAATAATTTTAAACTTAAAGTCTATCCCTTCAATAGCCTTTAATAATAAATCTAATCCTTTCTGCTTAACAAATGAACCCACATATAAGCCAAATCCATGATCTCCTAAATTTTTCCCCTCATCTACTCCATTGTAAATAACTACACTCTCTCTATCTATCTGAGAAGCTAAGTACTTACTAACACAGATTATTTTATCTGCTCCTCTAAGAGAGTAGTTAAAAAATAGCCTTCCTAAGAAAGATTTTCTTAAGAAGAGGACATCACTACCATGTAAAGTAAGGATGTGAGGACAATATTTTCTAAGGTAAGAGCCAACACAACCCTGAGGAAAGGCATAGTGAGAGTGAATTAAATCTATATCCTCTTTTTTAAGAATCTCTTTTCCTATCCTTATAGCATTTATTAAGTATGTTAAGCCTCTCATCCTCTTCAAGTGAGGGACTTGATGAATAACAACATTATTATACTTAGGTTCATAATAATCATATGTCAAGATGTGAAATTCAATATCTTTCAATCTCTTTATAATGTTCTCTACATGAATAGTTATTCCCCCTATGTGTGGATAAAAAATAGTTGGCATTAAAACCTTCATAACAATCACAAGAGAGATAACTATGAGAAATAAAGAGTTTTCAGTGTTTATAAAGCTGTTCATTTTAGGTTTAATGTTATTCTTTGTTTATATGATCATTCCCTATCTTGATGTCTTTGCCTATGCTATAGCCTTTTCATACATGGCCTTACCAATCTACAAATTTTTAAGGAAATTCTTTTCTTCATCAGTTAGCTCTTTCTTAGCCATAGCTCTCTTTATTGTTCCTCTAATTCTAATATTTATTTATAGTATTTCAGTGCTAATAAAGTTAATCTTATCCTTAGACATTAATTATTACATAAACCTACTTTTAAAATACAATATTAACTTAGAATATCTCTCCAAACTTCTACCAGAATATTTTAAGTATATAAATACATACTTATCTTCTTTAATTTCATCTATCCCAGAGAAAATTTTATATCTTTCTGATCTTGCCTTAAAATTAATTATGGTTGTTTTCTGCACATACTACTTTTTAAAGGATGGAGAGAAAATAAAGGATGTAATTTTAAAGATAACTCCAACTGAGTATGAATATAAAGTAGAGATTTTATTAAAATACTTGCATGAGATATATAAGAGTCTATTTATTAGTTGCTTGTTCCTCTCAGTTATTATAGGTTTCTTAGCCTTCATCATCTATTATCTCTTCTCCATCCCATACCCAGAACTTTTAGCTGTTTTAACAGCAATCTTTGCCTTCCTACCAATCATTGGAGCTTGGATCATCTACTTACCAGCATCTCTTTATATAGCTCTAGCTAATCCTATAAAAGGTCTATTCTTCCTTATTCTTTGTATTGTCTTTTTAAATATAATCCCTGATTATATACTAAGGCCTCATATAGTTTCCACTGATATACATCCTATACTTGTTGTTATAGCCTTTCTTATAGCTCCTCTAACCCTTGGCTTAGCTGGCTTTGCCATAGGTCCTTTAATTGTTGGTTTTTTAAATGCCTTTTACTTGGCCAAATATAGGGACAAAAAAATTTAAACTGTGAAAGGATGAAAAGAGTTGTAGCTGCTGGAACCTTTGACATCTTACACCCTGGACATTATGAATTTTTAAAATTTGCTAAGAGCTTAGGGGATGAGTTAATAGTTATTGTTGCAAGGGATAAAACAGTTGAGAAAATTAAAGGTAGAAAACCAATTATCCCTGAAGAGCAGAGGAGAGCCATGGTTGAAGCTCTTAAGCCTGTTGATAAAGCCATACTTGGAAGCTTAAACAATAAGTTAGAGCCAATTATAGAGTTAAAGCCTGACATTATTGTTCTTGGTCCTGATCAGAGAACATTTGATGAGGAAGAGTTGAAGAGAGAATTAAAGAAGTATGACTTATCTCCTAAAATAGTAAGGTTTAACAAATATATTAAATGTCCATTCCATAGCTCTTATGATATTGTTAAAGAAATCCTTAAAAGATATGGAGGGAAAGAATGATAGGAGTCTTAGCTATACAAGGAGCTGTTGAAGAGCACTTAGAAGCTTTAAAAAGAGCTGGATATGAAGGGAAAAGGATTAAGAGGGTTGAAGATTTAAAGGATGTTGAAGCTTTAATTATTCCTGGAGGGGAGAGTACAACAATAGGAAAGTTGATGAAGAAATATAACTTCTTAGATGTATTAAAAAAAGGGACTGTCCCAATCTTAGGAACCTGTGCTGGAATGGTTCTTCTATCCAAAGGAACAGGAATTAATCAAATACTATTAGAACTTATGGACATAACTGTTAAGAGAAATGCCTATGGGAGACAGAGGGAGAGTTTTGAGAAGGAAATAGAGGTTAAGGGCTTAGGAAAAATTAATGGAGTCTTTATAAGGGCTCCAATAGTTGATAAAATATTAAGTGATGATGTTGAAGTTATAGCTAAGAATGATGATAAGATAGTTGGGGTTAAACAAGATAAATTTATGGCTCTATCCTTTCATCCTGAACTGTCTGAAGATGGCTATAAGATTTATGACTACTTCTTAAAAGAATGTGTCTATAAGTGAGAAATTATGGCTGAAGTTAAGGCATATAGCTTAGAGAACATAGCCAAGAAATTAAATTTAGAGGTTAGAGATATAAGTAGAGCTGTGAAGAGGAAGATTTTAAGAGAGTATGAATATAAAGACACTAAAATATTGCTATTTAAAAAAGAGTTTAAACACATTGAAAAAGGAACAGTTGTCTTTTTAAATGATAACTTGGATGTTGTAAGAGGTTATCCTAAAACCTATAGGGCTCTAACCCTATATCCAACAATAAAAGAGCATTTTATAGATAAGGTTGTAATTGAAGAAAAACTAAATGGTTACAACATTAGAGTTGTCTATATAAATGATGAGTTCTTTGCCTTAACAAGAAGTGGCTACATCTGCCCATTCACAACAAAGAAGGTTAAAAAATACTTAAAGCTTGACATATTAAAGGAGTATCCTAACTACATGCTCTGTGGAGAGATGATAGGGTTAAATAATCCTTACACCCCAAAGTTCTATGAAGAGGCTCAGCAAGAGGATGAAAATTTAGCCTTCTACATCTTTGATATAAAGGAGAGGGAAAGTAATAAGTCTTTAACTGTTGAAGAAAGGTTAAAGCTTTGTAATATATATAAATTGCCACATGTAAAGCCATTGGCTATAGTTGATAAAGAGAAAGCACATGAGAAGATAAAAGAAATTATTAAAGAGCTTGAGCATAAAAAGAGAGAAGGGGTTGTTTTAAAAGACCCTAATATGGATGTAGTTCCTTTAAAATACACTACCCACTATACTCAGTGTGATGACTTAAGAGAGGCTTTTAAATTTTTCTTTGATATGGGGTTAGACTTTCTATTTAGTAGAGTGGTTAGAGAGGGATTTATGAGCTATGAATTTAGGGAAAGCTTGGAAGAGAGGAAGAAGAGAGCTAAGGATATAGGTGAAGCCATAATATTACCAATGGCTGAAACTATTGAAAAAATAGCCAGTGGGGAAAGAGTTACTGAGGACATTGAATTAATCTTTGACTCTGAAGAAGACTTTTATGAATATTTAGAATTCTTGAGAAAGGTTAAGATCTTGGTTAAGATAAAGGATATTAAAGAGCTTAATGGTAAGTTAAAGGTTTTAATTGGTAAGGTTTATAATAAAACAAATGACAAGGTGTTAGCATATCTGAATGGAACTCTTTGGGGAGAGTAATAGAGGAATTAAAAAGATTTAGGGAACTTGACATTAAATATTCAGAGGGTAGAATATTTGGCTCTATGTGCTCTTCTATCCACCCATTGGCTAAGGAAATAGTTTCTCTTTTCTTAGAAACAAATCTTGGAGATCCTGGACTATTTAAAGGGACTAAATTGTTGGAAGAGAAGGCTGTTAAACTCTTAGGAGAAATCTTAAAAAATAAAGAACCTTATGGCTTTATTGTCAGTGGAGGAACTGAAGGGAATTTATTGGCTATGAGAGTTGTAAAGAAGATGAAAGGGAGAACTATAATTTTACCTAAGACAGCCCATTTTTCTTTTGAGAAGGCTAAGGAGATGATGGATCTAAATTTAGTTTATGCTCCTCTAACTAAGGGTTATGAGATTGATGTGAGGTTTGTTAAAGACTATGTTGAAGACTATAAAGTTGATGGAATAGTTGGAATAGCTGGGACTACAGAGTTTGGAACCATTGACAACATTGAGAAGCTTAGTGAGATAGCTAAGGAGAATGATATTTATTTACATGTAGATGCTGCCTTTGGAGGCTTTGTCATCCCATTCTTACCTAAAGAGTATAGGAGAAAGGAGATTAATTACACTTTTGACTTCTCCTTAAATGTTGATTCTATAACTATTGACCCCCATAAGATGCTTCTCTGTCCTATCCCAGCAGGAGGAATTATTTTTAAAAATAGCTCTTATAAAAGATACTTGGAAGTTGATGCTCCTTACTTAACTGAAACTAAACAAGCCACAATCTTAGGAACAAGGCCAGGGTTTGGAGCAGCTTGCACTTATGGTTTGTTAAGATACTTTGGAGAGGAAGGGTTGAAAAAGTTGGTTAAGGAAGTTATGGACAGAACCTTTTATTTTAAAGAGAGGTTGGAGAGAGAAGGATTTAAGCTTCTTTTAGAGCCTATCTTAAATATTATTGCTATTGAAGATGAGAATCATATAGAAACTTGTAAGAAGTTAAAGGAGATGGGTTATTATCCTTCAGTTTGTTTCAATGCCAAGGCTTTGAGGATAGTGGTAATGCCTCATATAAGAGAGGAGCATATAGACAACTTTATAGAAGTGTTAAAAGAAGTAAAAAGGGATTGAGCTTGAAACAGATAGGGTTTTATGGGAAAGGGGGAATAGGGAAGAGTACAACAGTTTGTAATATAGCCAAGGCCCTCTCTGAGGAGTATAGGGTTTTAGTTATTGGCTGTGATCCTAAGGCTGATTGTACAGCTTTACTAAGAGAGGAAGATATAAAAACTGTCTTAGAAGTCTTAAGGGAGAAAAGAAGTGTGAAGATTGAAGATATTGTTGTAGAGGGAGGAAAAAATATTTACTGTGTTGAAGCTGGAGGACCTAAGCCAGGAGTTGGCTGTGCTGGAAGAGGGGTTATAGTGGCTATAGAAACATTAAAAAAATTAAATGTCTTTGAAAATTTAGATATTGACATTGTTCTCTATGACATCTTGGGAGATGTTGTCTGTGGTGGCTTCTCCCTACCTTTAAGGTTCTTAGATGATGTTTATATCATAACTTCATCTGACTACATGTCTCTTTATGCAGCCAACAATATTGCTATGGGAGTTAAAGAGCTAAAAAATAAATTGTCAGGGGTTATTTATAATGTTAGAGGTTCTTATGACAATGAAGAGGTTGTTAAAGAATTCTGTAAAAGAATCAATACTAATTACATTGGAAAGATTCCAAACTCTCCATTAGTAGCTAAGTCTGAAGTCTTAGGAAAGACTGTTATTGAAGCCTTTCCTGATAGTGATATAGCTAAAATTTATAAAGAGTTAGCAAGGAAAATTTATGAAAATAGAGAGAAGAGAGAGCCAATGCCATTAAGTAAGAGAGAGCTAAAGGAGTTGGCTTTAAAATATTTGAAGTGATTCATCATGTTGGCTAAGGAGGTTATTGAACTAATAGAGAGTAAAGCTCCAAAGGAGTTAGCTTTAAATTGGGACAATGTTGGCTTACAAGTTGGAAGATTGGAAAAAGAGGTTAGTAAGTTAGGAGTAGCCTTAGATCCCTCTCTAAAGGTTATTGAAAAAGCTTCTAACTTAGGAGTAGATTTTCTATTTACTCATCACCCATTATTTTTTAAGCCAATAAATAGGGTTGATGGCTTAGTTTATGAGAAGCTGTCTTTAATATTTAAAAATGATATGGTTGTTTACTCAGCCCATACTAACTTAGACATTAGTTATTTAAATGATGCCCTATCCTCTCTATACAATTTAAAGGATGTTGAGCCTCTCTTAGACAATGGCTTAGGAAGAATTGGAACCTTTAAAGGCTCTTTTGAAGAGCTACTAAATATTACTGAAGAGAACTTAACTAAACCTGTTGTTGTTGGAAGCTGTGAAGAGGAAGAGTTTAAAGTTGCAGTTCTCTCTGGGAAGGGATTAACAGAGGAGTTAATAAAGATTTGTAAGGAGAAAGGAGTAAGGGTTTTCATCTCTGGAGATCTAACCCATCATGCAAAAATCTTAGCTGAAGATTTAGACATCTGCTTAGTAGATGCCACCCACTACCATACTGAAGTTTATGGGCTAAAGAAGTTTATTGAAGAGCTTAACCTTAATTTCATTACCTTAGATTTTTAACATCTCCAATAGGAAACTTTCTTATCCCTTCCTCAGTAGCTAAACTAATTCCTTCAAAGTCTATATCAAATACTGTCCCTCTAACCTCTTCATTGGGAAGGGTTAATTTAACATATCTCCCTATAGTCTCTGACAATTTTTTATATTCTTTTAAAATTTCTTCCTCTCTTATTTCTCCACTTAATAGCTTTTTATAATATTCTAAAAATAAATTTAGGAAGTTGTTAAAGATTTCTTCCTTTTTCACTTCTCCTTTAATCTCCTTTAGTGAGATGGCTACATCTAACCCCTCTAAGTCATTCTCTACATTTATCCCTATGCCCACAATTATCTTATCTTTATAATGCTCTATCAAAATCCCAGAGAGCTTTTTTCCTTTATAGACTATGTCATTAGGAAACTTTATTTTGGCATCTACATCAATAGCTTTAATAATTAAGATAGGGATTAGAATAGGGAAAATGTAACTAAACTTATTTTCCAAAACTATAGAAAAATAGAGACCCCCAGGCTTTGAGAGCCAAGTTCTTCCTAACCTTCCTTTTCCCCTATATTGCTTATCAGCAATGACTAAAAAGTTACTTTCTCCTTCATCAATTAGCTTCTTAGCGTACTCATTGGTTGAATCCACTTCCTTAAGTTTTATTATTTTCATACTTAGCCCTTATATACTCTATAAGTTTATCAACATCATTAAAATAGATTGGATATTCCAACTTAGGCTTTTCTAAAACTAAAACATCAGCTCCAGCTTCTAAGGCTCCAAGAACCTTATCTTTAAAGCCTCCAGTGTCTCCACTCTCCTTAGTTATGATGGCTTCACAACCATAATCTAAAATTAAATACTTATTCAACTCCTTAGAAAAGGTTCCATACATAGCCACAATATTCTTCTGTGGCAAAATATTAAGAGCCTCTGGCACAGATATAGGAAGGACTCTTGCTACTACTTTTTCCTCTCCTAAGTGATCAACAACTCTTTTTAAATTTTTAATCCCAGCCATGTAAAAAACTCTTTTATATCCCTTAGCCTCTTTAAGTAGGCTATCAAAGTCTTTAAAGTATTTAACTTTCTCATGAGTTATTCTTTCACTTTTTCTTTCAAATCTTATATAATCAACATTTTCCTCTTTACAGGCTAAAATAGCATTCTTACTTGCATTTATTGCAAAAGGATGAGTGGCATCTATTAAGATGTCAATTTTATAATCTTTTAAAATAGCCCTTAGCTCTTCCAAGTTTAAAGGTTTCTTTATAATTATATTGGCAAAGTGTTTAGCAAGCTCTCCTCCATAGTTGGTGGTTGAAGTGTAAATTAAAAAAAGATTCTTTAAATTTTTTCTAAGCTCTTCTCCTAAAGTTTTACTCTCTGCTGTTCCTCCCATGAGTAAGATATTCATAGCCCTCACATTTTTTAAGAGAGAGTGTCCCCCGGGGGAGCGCGAGGAAACTCATCGCGCCGGAAAGCTCGTTTCCCACGGTTTCCCGGGGGTTAAAGATTTTAGACAATGAAGTCTATTCCTCCAATTCTATCTCTTTTAACATTTGAGGTTTTAGGAATAATCTTCTTATTATCTGTTACTATATCCTTCCCTAAGATATTTTTAGACTTTACTCCTGTAATGATAGCCATAACCCTTATACAACCTTCCATCTCTTTCTCTATCCTTGCTCCCCAGATGACATTAGCATCTGGAGAGAGCTCTTTTGTTAACCCTTCTCCAATATCATTAGCCTCTTTCAATGTTAAGTCTGGCCCTCCAGTTATGTGTATTAAAGCTCCTTTAGCCCCTTTATAATCAACATCTAACAATGGACAGTTTAAGGTTTCCTTAACAACATTTTGTACTCTATCTCCTCTATCTGTTTGATCAACTTCTCCAACCCCAATCATTGCCACTCCGCCATTCTTCATTACAGCCCTAACATCAGCAAAGTCAATATTTATTAAGCTTGGCACAGTTATGGTTTCAGTTATCCCCTTAACAGCTTGGGCTATTATCTCATCAGCCACCTTAAAAGCATCATTTATTGGCAAGTTTGGAACAAGTTCAACCAATTTATTATTATCTATTATAATTACTGTGTCACAAACCTTAGCCATCTTTTCAATTCCTTCATCAGCCTTCTTCATCCTTGCTCTCTCTATTTTAAATGGATATGTCACTACTCCAACCACTATTGCCCCTAACTCCTTAGCTATCTCAGCCACAACTGGAGCTGATCCTGTTCCTGTCCCTCCTCCCATTCCAGCAGTTATAAAAACTAAGTCAGCTCCTTTTAATTGCTCCTCAATAACATTCCTTGCCATCTCAGCAGCTTTCTGACCTATCTCAGGATAACCTCCAGCTCCTAAACCTCTTGTTAATGAAGCTCCTATCAATATCTTTTTATGAGCTTGTATAACTTCTAAATGTTGCTTATCTGTATTAATAGCTATAGTCTCAGCTCCTTGAATCCCAAGTTCCATAAGCCTATTAATTGTATTATTCCCAGCTCCTCCACAACCAACTACAACTATCCTTGCTTCCCCAAAATCTGTATTAACTGTTGGAGTTTCTCTTGATAAGGCATCTCTTACTAATTTCATACTTACCACATTTAATTATTGTAATCTTTAAATTTTGATTTAGCTTAAAAAATGAGTTATAAAAATTTAGCAATTAGTTTATGTTATATATAACACTTTTTAAGTATTTATCTTTTGTTGGAGAGTATATGAATACAAACAGTTCCTCCTGTTCCACCAACATTTGCTGCTAAGCCATAACCATTTTTAATTTCAACTTGTCTATCCTTAACTTCCTTATCTCCTTTTAATTGCCAGTAAATCTCCCCAACTTGTCTTATTCCTGTAGCCCCTAAGGCATGGCCAGCAGCCTTTAAGCCACCACTTGGATTTACAACTAAGCCATCAGTTTCTAAACTTATTTCCCTATTAT contains the following coding sequences:
- a CDS encoding HDIG domain-containing metalloprotein, which gives rise to MERLIELAKEIKDEKLREKVIEFIKNPKATHPEVKDTGVSLEEAPASINWHHRYEGGLIEHTVAVTKLALKMADVFEEVYGVKVNRDYIIAGSLLHDIMKPYNYIKTEEGFDHYDLFNLDHLTLAVAELYKREFPLEVIKIVASHHGEFSPTRPQSIEAYIVHYADETDSKINDVAVRVCQARSKDLGIDEQEIYKAINPLKVYEVRSKEGKNKVIEFLKNLLNLD
- a CDS encoding RNA ligase, producing MAEVKAYSLENIAKKLNLEVRDISRAVKRKILREYEYKDTKILLFKKEFKHIEKGTVVFLNDNLDVVRGYPKTYRALTLYPTIKEHFIDKVVIEEKLNGYNIRVVYINDEFFALTRSGYICPFTTKKVKKYLKLDILKEYPNYMLCGEMIGLNNPYTPKFYEEAQQEDENLAFYIFDIKERESNKSLTVEERLKLCNIYKLPHVKPLAIVDKEKAHEKIKEIIKELEHKKREGVVLKDPNMDVVPLKYTTHYTQCDDLREAFKFFFDMGLDFLFSRVVREGFMSYEFRESLEERKKRAKDIGEAIILPMAETIEKIASGERVTEDIELIFDSEEDFYEYLEFLRKVKILVKIKDIKELNGKLKVLIGKVYNKTNDKVLAYLNGTLWGE
- a CDS encoding glycosyltransferase family 4 protein, which codes for MKVLMPTIFYPHIGGITIHVENIIKRLKDIEFHILTYDYYEPKYNNVVIHQVPHLKRMRGLTYLINAIRIGKEILKKEDIDLIHSHYAFPQGCVGSYLRKYCPHILTLHGSDVLFLRKSFLGRLFFNYSLRGADKIICVSKYLASQIDRESVVIYNGVDEGKNLGDHGFGLYVGSFVKQKGLDLLLKAIEGIDFKFKIIGGLGKNRENIEYLGKLSHEETLKYMGMCSFLVVPSRVEGFGIVALEAMACEKPVIAMNTGGLREIVINGYNGFLVNDVKEMREKIKLLIEDEDLRKELGRNAKKFSKKFSWEKTVKKVREVYEEILWKD
- a CDS encoding biotin--[acetyl-CoA-carboxylase] ligase → MKIIKLKEVDSTNEYAKKLIDEGESNFLVIADKQYRGKGRLGRTWLSKPGGLYFSIVLENKFSYIFPILIPILIIKAIDVDAKIKFPNDIVYKGKKLSGILIEHYKDKIIVGIGINVENDLEGLDVAISLKEIKGEVKKEEIFNNFLNLFLEYYKKLLSGEIREEEILKEYKKLSETIGRYVKLTLPNEEVRGTVFDIDFEGISLATEEGIRKFPIGDVKNLR
- a CDS encoding nucleotide-binding protein, coding for MKQIGFYGKGGIGKSTTVCNIAKALSEEYRVLVIGCDPKADCTALLREEDIKTVLEVLREKRSVKIEDIVVEGGKNIYCVEAGGPKPGVGCAGRGVIVAIETLKKLNVFENLDIDIVLYDILGDVVCGGFSLPLRFLDDVYIITSSDYMSLYAANNIAMGVKELKNKLSGVIYNVRGSYDNEEVVKEFCKRINTNYIGKIPNSPLVAKSEVLGKTVIEAFPDSDIAKIYKELARKIYENREKREPMPLSKRELKELALKYLK
- the ftsZ gene encoding cell division protein FtsZ, with translation MKLVRDALSRETPTVNTDFGEARIVVVGCGGAGNNTINRLMELGIQGAETIAINTDKQHLEVIQAHKKILIGASLTRGLGAGGYPEIGQKAAEMARNVIEEQLKGADLVFITAGMGGGTGTGSAPVVAEIAKELGAIVVGVVTYPFKIERARMKKADEGIEKMAKVCDTVIIIDNNKLVELVPNLPINDAFKVADEIIAQAVKGITETITVPSLINIDFADVRAVMKNGGVAMIGVGEVDQTDRGDRVQNVVKETLNCPLLDVDYKGAKGALIHITGGPDLTLKEANDIGEGLTKELSPDANVIWGARIEKEMEGCIRVMAIITGVKSKNILGKDIVTDNKKIIPKTSNVKRDRIGGIDFIV
- a CDS encoding adenylyltransferase/cytidyltransferase family protein, whose product is MKRVVAAGTFDILHPGHYEFLKFAKSLGDELIVIVARDKTVEKIKGRKPIIPEEQRRAMVEALKPVDKAILGSLNNKLEPIIELKPDIIVLGPDQRTFDEEELKRELKKYDLSPKIVRFNKYIKCPFHSSYDIVKEILKRYGGKE
- the cobK gene encoding precorrin-6A reductase, with product MNILLMGGTAESKTLGEELRKNLKNLFLIYTSTTNYGGELAKHFANIIIKKPLNLEELRAILKDYKIDILIDATHPFAINASKNAILACKEENVDYIRFERKSERITHEKVKYFKDFDSLLKEAKGYKRVFYMAGIKNLKRVVDHLGEEKVVARVLPISVPEALNILPQKNIVAMYGTFSKELNKYLILDYGCEAIITKESGDTGGFKDKVLGALEAGADVLVLEKPKLEYPIYFNDVDKLIEYIRAKYENNKT
- a CDS encoding Nif3-like dinuclear metal center hexameric protein; amino-acid sequence: MLAKEVIELIESKAPKELALNWDNVGLQVGRLEKEVSKLGVALDPSLKVIEKASNLGVDFLFTHHPLFFKPINRVDGLVYEKLSLIFKNDMVVYSAHTNLDISYLNDALSSLYNLKDVEPLLDNGLGRIGTFKGSFEELLNITEENLTKPVVVGSCEEEEFKVAVLSGKGLTEELIKICKEKGVRVFISGDLTHHAKILAEDLDICLVDATHYHTEVYGLKKFIEELNLNFITLDF
- the pdxT gene encoding pyridoxal 5'-phosphate synthase glutaminase subunit PdxT: MIGVLAIQGAVEEHLEALKRAGYEGKRIKRVEDLKDVEALIIPGGESTTIGKLMKKYNFLDVLKKGTVPILGTCAGMVLLSKGTGINQILLELMDITVKRNAYGRQRESFEKEIEVKGLGKINGVFIRAPIVDKILSDDVEVIAKNDDKIVGVKQDKFMALSFHPELSEDGYKIYDYFLKECVYK
- a CDS encoding AI-2E family transporter produces the protein MRNKEFSVFIKLFILGLMLFFVYMIIPYLDVFAYAIAFSYMALPIYKFLRKFFSSSVSSFLAIALFIVPLILIFIYSISVLIKLILSLDINYYINLLLKYNINLEYLSKLLPEYFKYINTYLSSLISSIPEKILYLSDLALKLIMVVFCTYYFLKDGEKIKDVILKITPTEYEYKVEILLKYLHEIYKSLFISCLFLSVIIGFLAFIIYYLFSIPYPELLAVLTAIFAFLPIIGAWIIYLPASLYIALANPIKGLFFLILCIVFLNIIPDYILRPHIVSTDIHPILVVIAFLIAPLTLGLAGFAIGPLIVGFLNAFYLAKYRDKKI
- the mfnA gene encoding tyrosine decarboxylase MfnA: MGRVIEELKRFRELDIKYSEGRIFGSMCSSIHPLAKEIVSLFLETNLGDPGLFKGTKLLEEKAVKLLGEILKNKEPYGFIVSGGTEGNLLAMRVVKKMKGRTIILPKTAHFSFEKAKEMMDLNLVYAPLTKGYEIDVRFVKDYVEDYKVDGIVGIAGTTEFGTIDNIEKLSEIAKENDIYLHVDAAFGGFVIPFLPKEYRRKEINYTFDFSLNVDSITIDPHKMLLCPIPAGGIIFKNSSYKRYLEVDAPYLTETKQATILGTRPGFGAACTYGLLRYFGEEGLKKLVKEVMDRTFYFKERLEREGFKLLLEPILNIIAIEDENHIETCKKLKEMGYYPSVCFNAKALRIVVMPHIREEHIDNFIEVLKEVKRD